One genomic region from Rosa rugosa chromosome 1, drRosRugo1.1, whole genome shotgun sequence encodes:
- the LOC133716458 gene encoding uncharacterized protein LOC133716458 isoform X3, whose product MSTLTEEHPVGSQNSSDSTVNSNNSNKRQKQNLSPECRQNTGSILRIRLPLQRHKDQEVLPREDLPSRLPPQRHKDQEVLPREDLPSRLPPHRNNAPEEQPFRLPLQRTNAPEVSPREKLPSRLPLQRNKDSALLPKEEQPCRLPLQRNKHLEVLPKEEQPCRLPLQRNKHLEVLPKEEQPCRLPLKTQKEPPVLTREKQPSLKRQKDQDVLPKEKKTCLVSLQRTKDSEVLPREKQQPSQLPLQANKDQKIVPREKQLSQLPLQRNKDPAVLSREEQPSQLLLQKQKVPQVLLREEQPCSVSGRTGDASVQGRCEPAPVLGRDVGEKPCSTSGIEGKEDRKSKRRASQYIELFEKWVEPPLLLSLPPTDIDDDQGWLLKTNKNPNCGVEKCVAASDSLSCGDSVSWPHARLLPEVDIYALPYTVPF is encoded by the exons ATGAGTACCCTAACGGAAGAGCATCCAGTTGGTTCCCAGAATTCTTCTGACAGTACCGTTAACAGCAATAACAGCAACAAAAGGCAGAAGCAGAACTTGTCTCCTGAGTGCAGGCAAAATACCG GGAGTATTCTTCGTATCCGGTTGCCTCTCCAAAGGCACAAAGATCAAGAAGTGCTACCGAGAGAGGACTTGCCTTCCCGGTTGCCTCCCCAAAGGCACAAAGATCAAGAAGTGCTACCGAGAGAGGACTTGCCTTCCCGGTTGCCTCCCCACAGGAACAATGCTCCAGAGGAACAGCCTTTTCGGTTGCCTCTCCAAAGGACCAATGCTCCAGAAGTTTCTCCCAGAGAGAAACTGCCTAGCCGGTTGCCTCTTCAAAGAAACAAAGATTCAGCATTGTTACCCAAAGAGGAACAGCCTTGCAGGTTGCCTCTACAAAGGAACAAACATCTGGAAGTGTTGCCCAAAGAGGAACAACCCTGCAGGTTGCCTCTACAAAGGAACAAACATCTGGAAGTGTTGCCCAAAGAGGAACAACCCTGCAGGTTGCCTCTTAAGACACAGAAAGAACCACCAGTGCTAACTCGAGAGAAACAGCCTTCTCTTAAAAGGCAAAAGGATCAAGATGTTCTACCCAAAGAGAAAAAGACTTGCCTGGTGTCTCTCCAAAGGACCAAGGATTCAGAAGTATTACCCAGGGAGAAACAACAGCCTAGCCAGCTGCCTCTCCAAgcgaacaaagatcaaaaaatAGTACCCAGGGAGAAACAGCTTAGCCAGTTGCCTCTCCAAAGGAACAAGGATCCAGCAGTGCTATCTAGAGAGGAACAGCCCAGCCAGTTGCTTCTCCAAAAGCAGAAAGTTCCACAAGTGCTGCTCAGAGAAGAACAGCCGTGTTCTGTCTCTGGAAGGACTGGTGATGCCTCTGTTCAAGGTAGGTGTGAACCTGCTCCTGTACTTGGAAGGGATGTGGGAGAAAAACCCTGTTCTACTTCTGGAATTGAGGGCAAAGAAGACCGAAAAAGCAAGCGAAGAGCATCACAATACATAGAGCTATTTGAGAAATGGGTTGAGCCTCCTCTTTTATTAAGTTTACCACCCACAGATATTGATGATGATCAGGGATGGTTGCTTAAGACGAATAAGAACCCAAACTGTGGGGTTGAGAAATGTGTTGCTGCCAGTGACAGCTTGAGCTGTGGAGACTCGGTGTCTTGGCCACATGCTCGCCTCTTGCCTGAGGTTGATATATATGCT
- the LOC133716458 gene encoding uncharacterized protein LOC133716458 isoform X2 yields MSRCFPYPPPGYVKKGICDEALIEPIKLQGEAEKAKKEKKREKKREKKEKKARENGEVEDKKHHHKKGNKDERQQEDEKVREHGKKREREEAEILDMSTLTEEHPVGSQNSSDSTVNSNNSNKRQKQNLSPECRQNTGSILRIRLPLQRHKDQEVLPREDLPSRLPPHRNNAPEEQPFRLPLQRTNAPEVSPREKLPSRLPLQRNKDSALLPKEEQPCRLPLQRNKHLEVLPKEEQPCRLPLQRNKHLEVLPKEEQPCRLPLKTQKEPPVLTREKQPSLKRQKDQDVLPKEKKTCLVSLQRTKDSEVLPREKQQPSQLPLQANKDQKIVPREKQLSQLPLQRNKDPAVLSREEQPSQLLLQKQKVPQVLLREEQPCSVSGRTGDASVQGRCEPAPVLGRDVGEKPCSTSGIEGKEDRKSKRRASQYIELFEKWVEPPLLLSLPPTDIDDDQGWLLKTNKNPNCGVEKCVAASDSLSCGDSVSWPHARLLPEVDIYALPYTVPF; encoded by the exons ATGTCTCGGTGTTTTCCTTACCCTCCTCCCGGGTATGTGAAGAAGGGGATCTGCGATGAGGCTTTGATCGAACCGATTAAG CTCCAAGGAGAAGCTGAGAAGgccaagaaagaaaagaagagagagaaaaaacgagagaagaaagaaaagaaggctAGAGAAAATGGGGAGGTTGAAGACAAGAAGCACCATCACAAAAAAGGGAACAAAGATGAAAGGCAACAAGAAGATGAGAAAGTCAGGGAACATGGCAAGAAGAGAGAACGTGAAGAAGCTGAAATTCTGGACATGAGTACCCTAACGGAAGAGCATCCAGTTGGTTCCCAGAATTCTTCTGACAGTACCGTTAACAGCAATAACAGCAACAAAAGGCAGAAGCAGAACTTGTCTCCTGAGTGCAGGCAAAATACCG GGAGTATTCTTCGTATCCGGTTGCCTCTCCAAAG GCACAAAGATCAAGAAGTGCTACCGAGAGAGGACTTGCCTTCCCGGTTGCCTCCCCACAGGAACAATGCTCCAGAGGAACAGCCTTTTCGGTTGCCTCTCCAAAGGACCAATGCTCCAGAAGTTTCTCCCAGAGAGAAACTGCCTAGCCGGTTGCCTCTTCAAAGAAACAAAGATTCAGCATTGTTACCCAAAGAGGAACAGCCTTGCAGGTTGCCTCTACAAAGGAACAAACATCTGGAAGTGTTGCCCAAAGAGGAACAACCCTGCAGGTTGCCTCTACAAAGGAACAAACATCTGGAAGTGTTGCCCAAAGAGGAACAACCCTGCAGGTTGCCTCTTAAGACACAGAAAGAACCACCAGTGCTAACTCGAGAGAAACAGCCTTCTCTTAAAAGGCAAAAGGATCAAGATGTTCTACCCAAAGAGAAAAAGACTTGCCTGGTGTCTCTCCAAAGGACCAAGGATTCAGAAGTATTACCCAGGGAGAAACAACAGCCTAGCCAGCTGCCTCTCCAAgcgaacaaagatcaaaaaatAGTACCCAGGGAGAAACAGCTTAGCCAGTTGCCTCTCCAAAGGAACAAGGATCCAGCAGTGCTATCTAGAGAGGAACAGCCCAGCCAGTTGCTTCTCCAAAAGCAGAAAGTTCCACAAGTGCTGCTCAGAGAAGAACAGCCGTGTTCTGTCTCTGGAAGGACTGGTGATGCCTCTGTTCAAGGTAGGTGTGAACCTGCTCCTGTACTTGGAAGGGATGTGGGAGAAAAACCCTGTTCTACTTCTGGAATTGAGGGCAAAGAAGACCGAAAAAGCAAGCGAAGAGCATCACAATACATAGAGCTATTTGAGAAATGGGTTGAGCCTCCTCTTTTATTAAGTTTACCACCCACAGATATTGATGATGATCAGGGATGGTTGCTTAAGACGAATAAGAACCCAAACTGTGGGGTTGAGAAATGTGTTGCTGCCAGTGACAGCTTGAGCTGTGGAGACTCGGTGTCTTGGCCACATGCTCGCCTCTTGCCTGAGGTTGATATATATGCT
- the LOC133716451 gene encoding heavy metal-associated isoprenylated plant protein 27-like, whose translation MHILSVYILQPNLAFLGSISSLPMGFLSKVSELRARARSHKKLKKNKQLQTVEIKVKMDCEGCERRVKKSVEGMKGVNSVEVDPKQSKLTVIGYVDPNKVLHRVRHRTGKKADLWPYVPYDVVEHPWAPGAYDRKAPPGYVRNVLNDPDPQASALARANSTEVKYTTAFSDENPNACVVM comes from the exons ATGCATATACTGTCGGTCTATATCTTGCAGCCAAATCTCGCTTTTTTGGGGAGTATCTCAAGCTTGCCAATGGGTTTTCTCAGTAAAGTCTCCGAGCTCCGTGCTAGGGCTCGGAGTCATAAAAAGCTCAAGAAGAACAAGCAGCTACAG ACTGTGGAGATAAAAGTGAAGATGGACTGCGAAGGTTGCGAGAGAAgagtgaagaaatcagtggaAGGCATGAAAGGAGTCAATAGTGTTGAAGTGGATCCTAAGCAAAGCAAGCTCACTGTTATTGGCTATGTGGACCCCAACAAGGTGTTGCATCGTGTCAGGCATCGAACGGGGAAGAAGGCGGATCTGTGGCCGTATGTACCATACGACGTCGTCGAGCATCCATGGGCTCCCGGGGCTTATGATAGGAAGGCACCACCTGGGTACGTGAGGAACGTGCTGAATGACCCTGACCCTCAGGCTTCTGCTCTCGCACGTGCCAACTCCACCGAAGTGAAGTATACGACGGCGTTTAGTGACGAAAATCCAAATGCTTGTGTGGTTATGTAG
- the LOC133716458 gene encoding uncharacterized protein LOC133716458 isoform X1 — protein MSRCFPYPPPGYVKKGICDEALIEPIKLQGEAEKAKKEKKREKKREKKEKKARENGEVEDKKHHHKKGNKDERQQEDEKVREHGKKREREEAEILDMSTLTEEHPVGSQNSSDSTVNSNNSNKRQKQNLSPECRQNTGSILRIRLPLQRHKDQEVLPREDLPSRLPPQRHKDQEVLPREDLPSRLPPHRNNAPEEQPFRLPLQRTNAPEVSPREKLPSRLPLQRNKDSALLPKEEQPCRLPLQRNKHLEVLPKEEQPCRLPLQRNKHLEVLPKEEQPCRLPLKTQKEPPVLTREKQPSLKRQKDQDVLPKEKKTCLVSLQRTKDSEVLPREKQQPSQLPLQANKDQKIVPREKQLSQLPLQRNKDPAVLSREEQPSQLLLQKQKVPQVLLREEQPCSVSGRTGDASVQGRCEPAPVLGRDVGEKPCSTSGIEGKEDRKSKRRASQYIELFEKWVEPPLLLSLPPTDIDDDQGWLLKTNKNPNCGVEKCVAASDSLSCGDSVSWPHARLLPEVDIYALPYTVPF, from the exons ATGTCTCGGTGTTTTCCTTACCCTCCTCCCGGGTATGTGAAGAAGGGGATCTGCGATGAGGCTTTGATCGAACCGATTAAG CTCCAAGGAGAAGCTGAGAAGgccaagaaagaaaagaagagagagaaaaaacgagagaagaaagaaaagaaggctAGAGAAAATGGGGAGGTTGAAGACAAGAAGCACCATCACAAAAAAGGGAACAAAGATGAAAGGCAACAAGAAGATGAGAAAGTCAGGGAACATGGCAAGAAGAGAGAACGTGAAGAAGCTGAAATTCTGGACATGAGTACCCTAACGGAAGAGCATCCAGTTGGTTCCCAGAATTCTTCTGACAGTACCGTTAACAGCAATAACAGCAACAAAAGGCAGAAGCAGAACTTGTCTCCTGAGTGCAGGCAAAATACCG GGAGTATTCTTCGTATCCGGTTGCCTCTCCAAAGGCACAAAGATCAAGAAGTGCTACCGAGAGAGGACTTGCCTTCCCGGTTGCCTCCCCAAAGGCACAAAGATCAAGAAGTGCTACCGAGAGAGGACTTGCCTTCCCGGTTGCCTCCCCACAGGAACAATGCTCCAGAGGAACAGCCTTTTCGGTTGCCTCTCCAAAGGACCAATGCTCCAGAAGTTTCTCCCAGAGAGAAACTGCCTAGCCGGTTGCCTCTTCAAAGAAACAAAGATTCAGCATTGTTACCCAAAGAGGAACAGCCTTGCAGGTTGCCTCTACAAAGGAACAAACATCTGGAAGTGTTGCCCAAAGAGGAACAACCCTGCAGGTTGCCTCTACAAAGGAACAAACATCTGGAAGTGTTGCCCAAAGAGGAACAACCCTGCAGGTTGCCTCTTAAGACACAGAAAGAACCACCAGTGCTAACTCGAGAGAAACAGCCTTCTCTTAAAAGGCAAAAGGATCAAGATGTTCTACCCAAAGAGAAAAAGACTTGCCTGGTGTCTCTCCAAAGGACCAAGGATTCAGAAGTATTACCCAGGGAGAAACAACAGCCTAGCCAGCTGCCTCTCCAAgcgaacaaagatcaaaaaatAGTACCCAGGGAGAAACAGCTTAGCCAGTTGCCTCTCCAAAGGAACAAGGATCCAGCAGTGCTATCTAGAGAGGAACAGCCCAGCCAGTTGCTTCTCCAAAAGCAGAAAGTTCCACAAGTGCTGCTCAGAGAAGAACAGCCGTGTTCTGTCTCTGGAAGGACTGGTGATGCCTCTGTTCAAGGTAGGTGTGAACCTGCTCCTGTACTTGGAAGGGATGTGGGAGAAAAACCCTGTTCTACTTCTGGAATTGAGGGCAAAGAAGACCGAAAAAGCAAGCGAAGAGCATCACAATACATAGAGCTATTTGAGAAATGGGTTGAGCCTCCTCTTTTATTAAGTTTACCACCCACAGATATTGATGATGATCAGGGATGGTTGCTTAAGACGAATAAGAACCCAAACTGTGGGGTTGAGAAATGTGTTGCTGCCAGTGACAGCTTGAGCTGTGGAGACTCGGTGTCTTGGCCACATGCTCGCCTCTTGCCTGAGGTTGATATATATGCT